One genomic region from Capra hircus breed San Clemente chromosome 18, ASM170441v1, whole genome shotgun sequence encodes:
- the LOC102168852 gene encoding LOW QUALITY PROTEIN: major allergen I polypeptide chain 1-like (The sequence of the model RefSeq protein was modified relative to this genomic sequence to represent the inferred CDS: deleted 1 base in 1 codon), with product MTRAGALLLLCAALLLIMGGNCDICPAVREDVYLFVRGTPEEYIAKVKEYNTNSAIVANARRLKDRVDEKLTEEDKQNALSILNKIYSSSLC from the exons ATGACGCGGGCTGGAGCTCTCCTGCTGCTCTGCGCTGCCTTGCTCCTCATCATGGGCGGAA ACTGTGACATCTGC CCGGCAGTGAGAGAGGATGTTTACCTGTTTGTGAGGGGGACCCCTGAAGAGTACATTGCTAAAGTGAAAGAATACAACACAAACAGTGCGATAGTGGCCAACGCCAGGAGGCTGAAAGACAGAGTTGATGAGAAGTTGACAGAAGAGGATAAGCAGAATGCTCTCAGCATCCTG AATAAAATATACTCAAGTTCTCTCTGCTGA
- the LOC102169695 gene encoding major allergen I polypeptide chain 2, which translates to MKGALPVLALLVTRQLTFETHEAEACPIFYGVLTTVSLALPPLFLNETLDLVEATDAEKVALEKTKDCFTENGLVNRLNHLRITLSFIFSKDCTGYKLSSVVNAGLGLGLSLTSLLR; encoded by the exons ATGAAGGGAGCACTGCCTGTGCTGGCCTTGCTGGTGACCAGACAGCTGACCTTTGAGACTCATGAGG CCGAAGCCTGCCCTATTTTTTATGGAGTCCTTACCACTGTATCCCTTGCATTACCACCACTATTTTTGAACGAAACCCTCGATTTGGTTGAAGCTACTGATGCAGAAAAAGTAGCACTAGAAAAAACCAAGGATTGCTTCACTGAGAACGGACTTGTGAACAGGTTGAATCATCTGAGAATCACG cTTTCCTTCATCTTCAGTAAGGATTGCACTGGCTATAAGTTGTCCTCGGTGGTGAACGCTGGTTTAGGATTAGGTCTCAGTCTGACGTCTTTGCTGAGATAA